The following are encoded in a window of Penaeus vannamei isolate JL-2024 chromosome 17, ASM4276789v1, whole genome shotgun sequence genomic DNA:
- the LOC113807921 gene encoding uncharacterized protein: MAPEWMSPLLISALRLVFIATLSIVNWAALWRLACSSRSKSGDGRKAERLLVTSIIVVSLVYLTAVWAPFTLSALKHDLADLQGGGHSADDLRLGRGSFHDAVRHVKPRTADSGESGSSDEFTVEYIDLSNGEVYSSKSEALSRAARATTGLKALTAEAQSPPHEVPVEPSSARPTASFTAFPVTTSSLTPVAWSSDEQDLITSSCAYSLAFTAVARLAILRRPLLHPRGSWGVGAGAGVLVGVPAAVTVLVRTLGGTTPHFAPHQPEVTAAGYFLYSIICDAHITQAYVISLFLEWAALFTLLLVILALVVSVATRSSKVMMREEEEDQHEDEGLGSVEGWARDAVLTIGALWAWPLKPTLVLILYCVYGPHWTNVVCWLAHVVVAIPAVFIPLAVFLSPQGHSLKAADLPTAQDLEVRKEKEESQKDKAVPKQEDLARDCAEGKGSPTEAKGEESPQDSAGEEAPEQPAAQGTRKAGESPRDNLKFYLGTDILKYGIRSSQKHDDRKMILTNEWGLPSISEV, from the exons ATGGCGCCAGAGTGGATGTCGCCGCTGCTGATCTCGGCGCTGCGGCTGGTCTTCATCGCGACGCTGTCCATCGTCAACTGGGCGGCCCTCTGGCGACTCGCCTGCAGCAGCAGAAGTAAGTCAG GAGACGGCAGGAAGGCCGAGCGCCTCCTGGTCACCTCCATCATCGTGGTGAGCCTCGTGTACCTGACGGCGGTGTGGGCGCCCTTCACCCTCTCGGCGCTGAAACACGACCTCGCGGACCTCCAGGGCGGCGGCCACTCGGCGGACGACCTCCGCCTCGGCCGCGGCTCCTTCCACGACGCCGTCCGCCACGTGAAGCCCCGGACCGCCGACAGCGGCGAGAGCGGCAGCAGCGACGAGTTCACCGTGGAGTACATCGACCTGAGCAACGGCGAGGTGTACTCGAGCAAGTCGGAGGCGCTGTCGCGGGCCGCGAGGGCGACCACGGGGCTGAAGGCGTTGACCGCCGAGGCGCAGAGCCCTCCGCACGAGGTTCCCGTCGAGCCCTCGTCGGCCAGGCCCACCGCCTCCTTCACCGCCTTCCCCGTCACGACCTCGAGCCTCACGCCCGTCGCCTGGAGCAGCGACGAGCAGGACCTCATCACGTCCTCCTGCGCCTACAGCCTGGCCTTCACCGCCGTGGCCCGACTCGCCATCCTCAGGAGG CCACTCCTTCACCCGCGGGGCTCATGGGGCGTGGGCGCAGGGGCGGGGGTGCTGGTGGGCGTGCCGGCCGCCGTGACGGTGCTGGTTAGAACTCTCGGGGGCACCACGCCCCACTTCGCTCCCCATCAGCCCGAGGTCACCGCCGCGGGCTACTTCCTCT acAGCATCATCTGCGACGCGCACATCACGCAGGCCTACGTCATCAGCCTCTTCCTGGAATGGGCGGCGCTGTTCACGCTCCTGCTGGTGATCCTCGCCTTGGTGGTGAGCGTCGCCACCAGGTCATCCAAGGtcatgatgagggaggaggaggaggaccagcacGAGGATGAAG GTTTGGGCAGCGTGGAGGGCTGGGCGAGAGACGCGGTGCTGACCATCGGCGCACTTTGGGCGTGGCCGCTCAAGCCCACTCTGGTGCTCATCCTCTACTGCGTTTATGGTCCG CACTGGACCAATGTCGTCTGCTGGCTGGCCCACGTGGTCGTGGCCATCCCCGCCGTCTTCATCCCGCTGGCGGTATTCCTCAGTCCCCAGGGCCACAGCCTCAAGGCCGCCGACCTTCCTACAGCCCAGGACCTCGAGGTGcgcaaggaaaaggaggaaagtcaAAAGGACAAGGCAGTTCCGAAGCAGGAAGACCTGGCGAGGGACTGCGCCGAAGGGAAGGGCTCGCCGACCGAAGCCAAAGGAGAGGAATCCCCTCAGGACTCGGCCGGAGAGGAGGCGCCGGAGCAGCCCGCCGCCCAGGGCACGAGGAAGGCCGGCGAGAGCCCTCGAGACAACCTCAAGTTCTACCTCGGGACGGACATCCTCAAGTACGGCATTCGATCTTCACAGAAGCACGACGACAGAAAGATGATTCTCACGAATGAGTGGGGCCTCCCGAGCATCAGCGAAGtgtga